A region from the uncultured Holophaga sp. genome encodes:
- a CDS encoding FAD-binding oxidoreductase: MERFDLVVVGAGIGGGSLVFNLLDRGFRGRILVVDREDSVGAGCTGRSAGGFRNLWTTPVNQRLCTQSAAILRDFKEAMGCGIGFNPSGYLFTYGSESWQRVPEAAAIWRENGVRFELLDPQGIQERIPGIRCEVEEVDPEVREILGLQPLVGGVFGPDCGSFDPSQAAQGYFDRALDRFSLKPELRLRTEVESLVFGSGGRIEGLRLGPRDEFVAAGAIALCTGPWTNELLRRSGCPAEELLPLISQKRMLFVTAFPDADPRWRTIPLTIVDQGIYFKAEGENLLLGRAGKDTPDSLDTSFEPDYYLEEVNLLLQERIPAVANCRLKSGWAGLYDTCTADHNAILGWHDPHPGLLLQVGYSGHGAMECPAAGICLAELFMDGQSRTHDITPRFREGALVRERIVI; encoded by the coding sequence ATGGAGCGCTTCGATCTGGTGGTGGTGGGGGCGGGCATCGGAGGGGGATCACTGGTCTTCAACCTCCTGGATCGGGGTTTCCGCGGCCGGATCCTGGTGGTGGACCGGGAGGATTCCGTGGGTGCCGGATGCACCGGCAGGAGTGCCGGGGGCTTCCGGAACCTCTGGACCACCCCGGTCAACCAGCGGCTCTGCACCCAAAGTGCGGCCATCCTGAGGGACTTCAAGGAGGCCATGGGCTGCGGCATCGGCTTCAACCCCAGCGGCTACCTCTTCACCTACGGATCGGAGTCCTGGCAGCGGGTCCCTGAGGCCGCCGCCATCTGGCGGGAGAATGGCGTGCGCTTTGAGCTCCTGGACCCCCAGGGCATCCAGGAGCGGATCCCCGGCATCCGCTGCGAAGTGGAGGAGGTGGACCCGGAGGTCCGGGAGATCCTGGGCCTCCAGCCCCTGGTGGGAGGCGTCTTCGGTCCGGACTGTGGAAGCTTCGATCCCTCCCAGGCTGCCCAGGGCTACTTCGACCGTGCCCTGGACCGCTTCTCCCTGAAGCCTGAGCTGCGCCTCCGGACCGAGGTGGAGAGCCTGGTTTTCGGCTCAGGCGGAAGGATCGAGGGGCTGAGGCTGGGACCCCGGGATGAGTTTGTCGCAGCGGGGGCCATCGCCCTCTGCACAGGCCCCTGGACCAACGAGCTGCTGAGGCGCTCGGGCTGTCCAGCCGAAGAGTTGCTGCCCCTCATCAGCCAGAAGCGGATGCTCTTCGTGACGGCCTTCCCCGATGCTGACCCCCGCTGGCGGACCATCCCCCTGACCATTGTCGACCAGGGCATCTACTTCAAGGCCGAGGGGGAGAACCTCCTGCTGGGCAGGGCGGGGAAGGATACCCCGGACAGCCTGGACACCAGCTTCGAGCCTGATTACTACCTCGAGGAGGTCAATCTCCTCCTCCAGGAACGCATCCCGGCTGTGGCCAACTGCCGTCTGAAATCCGGGTGGGCGGGGCTCTATGACACCTGCACCGCGGATCACAACGCCATCCTGGGCTGGCACGATCCCCATCCGGGGCTGTTGCTGCAGGTGGGCTACAGCGGCCACGGGGCCATGGAGTGCCCTGCCGCTGGGATATGTCTGGCGGAGCTTTTCATGGACGGACAGAGTCGGACCCATGACATCACGCCCCGTTTCCGCGAGGGGGCGCTGGTCCGGGAGAGGATTGTCATCTAG
- a CDS encoding site-2 protease family protein has product MSESLPLATIIVSYVAVLFALSVHEAAHASASYLLGDDTARRMGRMTLSPVAHMDLVGTVIMPLIGAFTGFNVLGWAKPVPVDPSRLTRRFRARVGYAMVAAAGPVSNLLQSLLFLVVLCLSIRFAFPDFWGWDLLQAAMFSSVERLLRVPQLSVGQVLLMTLLGRLVVINIGLAIFNLIPFGPLDGAGILRGFLPFRWLPAFDRWQPKITIILLVLFLVGAFNYVFGLIFALANLFFIHPLARLILGV; this is encoded by the coding sequence TTGTCGGAAAGCCTTCCTCTAGCCACCATCATCGTCAGCTACGTCGCGGTGCTCTTCGCCCTGAGCGTCCATGAGGCGGCCCACGCCTCGGCCTCCTACCTTCTGGGGGATGATACGGCCCGGCGGATGGGCCGGATGACCTTGAGCCCCGTGGCCCATATGGACCTGGTGGGGACTGTGATCATGCCCCTGATTGGGGCCTTCACCGGGTTCAACGTCCTGGGTTGGGCCAAGCCGGTGCCGGTGGACCCCTCCCGGCTCACCCGCCGCTTCCGGGCCCGGGTGGGCTACGCCATGGTGGCCGCCGCCGGACCCGTCTCGAACCTCCTCCAGTCGCTGCTCTTCCTGGTGGTGCTCTGCCTGTCCATCCGTTTCGCCTTCCCGGACTTCTGGGGGTGGGATCTGCTCCAGGCGGCGATGTTCTCCTCGGTGGAGAGGCTGCTCAGAGTTCCCCAGCTCTCCGTCGGGCAGGTGCTCCTCATGACGCTCCTGGGGCGTCTGGTGGTCATCAACATCGGACTCGCCATCTTCAACCTGATCCCCTTCGGTCCCCTCGATGGGGCGGGCATTCTCCGGGGCTTCCTGCCCTTCCGATGGCTCCCCGCCTTTGACCGCTGGCAGCCGAAGATCACCATCATCCTGCTGGTCCTCTTTCTGGTCGGGGCCTTCAACTATGTCTTCGGGTTGATCTTCGCCCTGGCCAATCTCTTCTTCATTCACCCCCTCGCCCGTCTCATTCTCGGAGTCTGA